From Labeo rohita strain BAU-BD-2019 chromosome 18, IGBB_LRoh.1.0, whole genome shotgun sequence, the proteins below share one genomic window:
- the fan1 gene encoding fanconi-associated nuclease 1 — MESQTGRSSLSNRGSAKRLSVTKKKSQRVSAIKDRTSNGASVASITSFFRNTPPCKLACPLCGKLVPRYKINEHIDSQCQKFLGEDLEDALAVSDNKREKISKLPSNDAVAQTDGKEKSPGEKDAADTSPYFKKNCAVRQDSSETNAQTKPVKTVGLGSLSSKLSRRVLRLSGESEKDRTHRKEEAHDAELSSSQKENCIRSLTFQSKASGINTDKALPTEPVTSNQPQVKNVEKSVTLLAESSSSAAIHSSSSSSSSRVLKRKSEELPKHETNTTEASVIHKKSRYFQSKTENRQETNVKSDQTKASSDVLPVSESQIKSKRTNKGIERNPNTAPANESKAFAVEKASEESEHQHTRQPYYLQNFRTVLEAVLENEDDRMLFNEEDFSTIHSFQQLSVPGQMLYVRLFQRKLKWLPVSKLEYTEISSDLKPVIQELVTCGFLQTESELDNIQEVLDLLPAPELRNLAKSFHLGRGGNGTQKQQLVEGLLQLGKQRSLFTGQNNTAAVILRRAKQAAGSCVRLCRRSRAVFSRVLLLFSLTDTLEEEEMAAGGQGQLYTILLVNSGRLAFPEYTVHRSAKLFEDRDDLIRYEKAMRTLQDVIAAMQTGSWEDAHALYSTAKATWQEIKDSCDLSHQEQLPVFLRCFTVGWTYTRILSRGVEILQRLRRYEDAVEELRDLLSQLVYCVDSRGRWWDRLALNLQQHLKQHEQTICAIREGLNDPLVRTGHKLSLHQRASRMKESASLKKYRLLLRDLPTVHVQDVTHVTIRGQLFPHEGGMGKSVFLRAASEDEGSTEGRGTMVMCSVEDLALEHYRTLGFDQGIHGEGSTFSTLVGLLMFDIIFIDGVPDVFRNPYQTCPLDFHTDCFYENRREAIEARAEMLREASAETLQELLADVWNAQEGRMCAMINWERFSSLEQAQSLVACLGGHFLSGVVLRMAKDFRHCRGGLPDLVVWNTSNKKYKLVEVKGPNDRLSQKQQIWLDELHKLGADVEVCHVTAIGARGAQRE; from the exons ATGGAGTCTCAGACAGGAAGAAGCAGCTTGTCTAACAGAGGCAGTGCCAAGAGACTCTCagtgacaaagaaaaaaagccagaggGTCAGTGCAATCAAAGACAGAACAAGTAATGGAGCTAGCGTTGCTTCCATAACTTCATTTTTCAGGAATACACCACCGTGTAAACTGGCATGTCCTCTGTGTGGCAAACTTGTACCTCGTTACAAGATTAACGAACACATAGACTCTCAATGTCAGAAGTTTCTTGGAGAGGATCTTGAAGATGCACTGGCTGTCAGTGACAACAAGCGGGAGAAAATAAGCAAATTACCCTCTAATGATGCCGTAGCTCAAACTGATGGGAAAGAGAAAAGCCCAGGAGAGAAAGATGCTGCTGATACTAGTCCGTATTTTAAAAAGAACTGTGCTGTGAGGCAAGATTCATCTGAAACAAATGCGCAAACTAAACCGGTTAAAACAGTTGGTCTTGGAAGTTTGTCTTCTAAACTGTCTAGAAGAGTACTTAGGCTTTCAGGAGAATCTGAAAAGGATCGTACTCACAGGAAAGAAGAGGCTCATGATGCAGAACTGAGCAGCTCACAGAAGGAAAATTGCATAAGGAGTTTAACTTTTCAATCTAAAGCCAGTGGCATAAATACAGATAAAGCATTGCCAACAGAGCCAGTGACGTCAAACCAACCTCAagtgaaaaatgttgaaaaatctGTCACGTTATTGGCGGAATCGAGCAGCAGCGCTGCAATTCactcttcatcttcatcatcatcatctagGGTACTAAAGCGGAAATCAGAGGAGTTGCCTAAACATGAGACAAACACTACAGAAGCCTCTGTTATACATAAGAAAAGTAGGTATTTTCAAAGCAAAACTGAAAACAGACAAGAAACGAATGTCAAGTCGGATCAAACCAAGGCCTCGTCCGATGTTCTTCCAGTGTCAGAGAGTCAAATCAAAAGcaaaagaacaaacaagggCATTGAGAGGAATCCCAATACCGCACCAGCCAATGAGTCCAAAGCGTTTGCCGTAGAGAAAGCCAGCGAAGAATCAGAGCATCAGCACACCAGGCAGCCGTATTACCTGCAGAACTTTCGGACCGTGCTTGAGGCGGTGTTGGAGAATGAGGATGATAGGATGCTCTTCAATGAGGAAGACTTCTCAACCATTCACTCTTTTCAGCAGCTCTCAG TACCTGGACAGATGCTGTATGTCCGTTtatttcaaaggaagctgaAATGGCTTCCGGTCAGTAAGTTGGAATACACAGAGATCAGCTCAGACCTCAAACCTGTCATTCAAGAGCTGGTCACATGTGGCTTCTTACAAACAG AATCTGAGCTTGACAACATCCAAGAGGTTTTGGATCTGCTGCCTGCACCGGAGCTCAGAAACCTGGCCAAAAGCTTTCACCTTGGCCGTGGAGGGAATGGGACTCAGAAACAGCAGTTGGTTGAGGGGCTACTCCAGCTAGGGAAACAGCGATCACTCTTTACTGGTCAAAACAACACGGCTGCAGTCATACTCAGAAG AGCCAAGCAGGCTGCAGGTTCCTGTGTGCGTCTGTGCCGCAGGTCACGTGCCGTATTCTCCCGCGTCCTGCTCCTGTTCTCCCTCACAGACActttggaggaggaggagatggCTGCTGGAGGTCAAGGGCAGCTTTACACCATTCTTCTTGTCAATTCTGGCCGTCTAGCTTTCCCAGAGTATACAGTACATCGCTCAGCCAAACTGTTTGAGGACAGGGATGACCTCATCAG GTATGAAAAGGCAATGCGTACTCTGCAGGATGTGATTGCTGCAATGCAGACAGGCAGCTGGGAGGACGCCCATGCCCTCTATTCTACAGCAAAGGCCACCTGGCAGGAGATTAAAGACTCCTGTGACCTGAG TCATCAAGAACAGCTGCCTGTTTTTCTGCGGTGTTTCACTGTGGGCTGGACCTACACTCGGATACTGTCTCGAGGAGTTGAGATTTTACAAAGACTCCGTCGCTACGAG GACGCTGTGGAGGAGCTCAGGGATCTTCTGTCCCAGCTAGTGTATTGTGTAGACAGTAGGGGGCGCTGGTGGGACAGACTTGCTCTTAATCTCCAGCAACACCTTAAACAACATGAGCAG ACCATCTGTGCTATTCGGGAAGGACTGAACGACCCTCTGGTCCGAACAGGCCACAAATTGTCACTTCACCAGCGAGCTTCCCGAATGAAGGAATCTGCTAGCTTGAAGAAGTACCGTCTGCTGCTTCGGGATCTGCCCACTGTTCACGTACAGGATGTCACTCAT GTGACTATTCGAGGCCAGCTATTTCCTCATGAGGGTGGTATGGGCAAATCAGTCTTCCTCAGAGCGGCCAGTGAGGATGAAGGCTCCACAGAGGGACGAGGGACTATGGTCATGTGTTCTGTTGAGGACCTGGCACTGGAACACTACAGAACGCTTGGTTTTGATCAAG GTATTCATGGAGAGGGCTCTACATTTTCCACTCTTGTTGGACTCCTCATGTTCGACATCATCTTTATTGATGGGGTTCCTGATGTCTTTCGAAACCCTTACCAG ACTTGTCCTCTGGATTTCCACACTGATTGTTTCTACGAAAACCGGCGGGAAGCCATCGAGGCGCGTGCTGAGATGTTGCGCGAGGCGTCTGCCGAGACGCTGCAGGAGCTGCTCGCTGATGTGTGGAACGCACAGGAGGGGAGAATGTGTGCAATGATAAACTGGGAGCGCTTCTCCAGTCTTGAGCAGGCACAG AGTCTAGTGGCATGTCTGGGTGGCCACTTCCTGAGCGGTGTGGTTCTCAGGATGGCAAAGGACTTCAGGCATTGTAGAGGGGGACTTCCAGATCTGGTGGTCTGGAACACATCCAACAAGAAGTATAAG CTGGTGGAAGTGAAAGGTCCTAATGACCGTCTGTCCCAGAAGCAACAGATCTGGCTGGATGAGCTGCATAAGCTTGGGGCCGATGTGGAAGTTTGTCATGTCACTGCCATTGGAGCACGAGGGGCTCAACGGGAGTGA